The following nucleotide sequence is from Pseudobutyrivibrio ruminis HUN009.
TAGACCAATTGTCTTCTACGAAATAATCTCCAACTGATTTATTAGCATCTTCTTCAAGACGAACATCTACTTCTTCAGGACTTGCAATCTCCTCGGCAAATCTTCTGGCGTTTACCATATTAAGCTCAAGACCTACAAGCTTTTTACCTTCGTAATCATATAAAACAATACATTCATCCTGTGGAGAAAGCTTCACAGGACGAATTTCATATCTGGCAATATCAGATCTACTGAAGCTCTTTGATGAACCTATAAAAGGTGTATATAAATATTCCCTTCCTTCTTTAATGACATATAAGCCACGTCTGAAGTAATCCAATAAAATAAGGCTGCCTAAAAATGCCACAATTAAAGCAGTCACAAAGCATACTGACTGTCCATTTTCAGGACTTATAAATAGGCCTAGAATAGCTAATCCAATTGCAACTATCTCAACAAAAATTCCCAAACCTATAACGATACCAGACTCATGTACTTTATAATCATATTCTGTCATTGAATTAAATCCTCCCGCGTATTAGGTATAATCTCTTACTATATCTGCAGCCTTATCTACAGCATCTACATAGTACTTCTTGAAATTATCCGGGTCCACATAAATATCAATGGAATCTCCGGTCTTGTAGGAATCCCAAGGATTAAAATCTAAAACATTGCTTTTAAATTTATAAATATATCCATCAGTAGGATTCTTATATTTGCAATAAATTCTAAAAGGATGTCTACCATTAATTGTTATACTGTAATCCTGCTCCATAGATTCTATTTCACCATAAATATGCTGCCCACGTTCCAGCAATCCTGCCTTCTTTCTCTTGTTAAGAATACTAACAATAAGAATAATGTAACCAATTAATGCAAATAGTCCTCCTAAGCCAACAAACATCAACGTGAAGAATAAATCGCCATCGTTTGTATGAATATCTGTAGGATTATCAGGATCAATAAGCAAATCTATTTCTTGCCCCTCATACATACTACTTGAATAGAAATTTAAGTGAACATCTTCGTAATACTCTCCATCAAATTCAAACGAAACAAAAACATCATAATCAGTTTCATCTCCACGATCATCAACGATGATATTGTCAATTACACCATTCACTTCAACTGCGGATTCTTTAAACTGAGACGACTTTACATTTGTCATAATTCCAACGATAATTAAAATCGTTCCCACTAGCGCAAATATACCGCCAAAGATGGCCATAAAATACTTTGTCATAAACTTATTCATAAATATATTCCTCCCGTTAAACAAAATATATTCTCGTATAATACTTAAAAGAATTCAAGTATTGTCATATAAAAATTTTATTCTATTGCAATTCCTACATGTGCCTAATAAAATACCCATATGAAGAAATTATATTTAGCTCCACTTGAGGGCGTAACAGACAGCATTTATAGAAATACTTTTTGCAAATATTATGGCGGCGTAGATAAGGTTTACACCCCATTCATATCTCCTAATTCTACTTTTAAATTTACAACAAGAGAATTCAAGGATATTGACCCAGAAAAAAACGATGTCATTATCACTGTTCCTCAGTTGCTCACTAATAACGAAGATCATTTTTTATGGGCAGCTGCTGAAATAGCAGCTTTAGGCTTTAAAGAAATCAATTTTAACCTTGGTTGTCCAAGTGGTACTGTAGTTGCCAAGAAAAAAGGTTCAGGACTTTTGTATTATCCTGAGGAATTGGATATGATGTTGGATAGTGTCTTCAACAGACTCGAAACAGAATGTGCAATCAAAAATGCTAAGGTGCCAAATATTTCAATTAAAACTCGCCTTGGCAAAATAGAACCAGAAGAATTCTATGAAATACTTGGTATATATAATAAATATCCTATTTCAGAATTGACTATCCATCCAAGAATTCAATCAGATTATTATAGAGAACCAATCAGAATGGAATTCTTTGATTATGCAATGGCAAATTCCAAACACCCTATTGTATATAATGGAGATTTGACTTCCGTTAACGACATCAAACAAATTGAGGAACAATATCCTAACGTAAATGCGATAATGCTTGGCCGCGGTTTGATTTCAAATCCAGAATTAGCATTAAGTTACAATAATCAAATAGATAACCAAACTATTGATTTAGATACATTCAAAAAGTTCCACAATGAATTACTAAATCAATACATTGATATCCTTTCAGGCGAGAAACCTGTACTTCATCGCATGAAAGAGTTCTGGTCTTTCTGGCAATCAAATTTTAATGACTGTGAAAAAACAATCAAAAAAATCAGAAAAGCAAACAAAATCCAGGAATACAAAGATTTTGTTGCTCTTCTGTTAAATAATTACTGATTAACTGCTATAGCTTCTGGAGCTACAATTGCTTCTTTAGCTATAGCTTTTGTTATAATTCCACCTCTTTCGCAGATTGGGCAAACCTCATAATATGTTGACGACAACGGAAGAACCGGAACAAAGAATAATGTAAAATACAGCCTATTTCTTACAATCTTGTAATGGGAAACATTGTTACAATGTGGACATTTGTACAACTGACGATTGTCTACTCCCATCTCTTTATTCATTCTTCTTGTACCAAATAAAATTAACATAACTTTTCTCCTTTGAATTTTTCATCTGAGTAGTATAATAATACTTACTATATGTAAAGTCAATACTAAAGTTGTGATTAACTACTAAAAAAGGGGCTACCATTCGGTAGCCCCTTAGTTTACTTTTTATCTGTTATTTATTCCTCATCGACATCCTTGATCTTATTAGCGCGACGCTCAACTTCCTTGGCCTGAACATCTGATGGAACCTGCTCGTAACGAGCTAATTCATAAGAGAATGTTCCATATCCACCTGTCATAGAACGAAGTGTTGTGTCGTATCCATAAAGCTCTGCCATAGGAACCTCAGCAAGTACTTCTGTCTTTCCAGCTGTCTCTGTAGGATTCATTCCAAGTACACGGCCACGACGTTTGTTCAAGTCGCCCATAACGTCACCTGTGTATGCATCAGGAACCACAACCTTAAGAGTTTCAATTGGCTCCAAAAGGATTGGATTAGCCTTCATGATACCTTCCTTGAAAGCCCCCTTTGCAGCAACCTTAAATGCCATTTCAGAAGAATCAACTGGATGATAGCTTCCATCGTAAAGATTAGCATGAATTCCAACTACTGGGTATGCTGCAAGCGGACCAGCCAGTACTGCTTCCTGCAAACCTTTTTCTACAGCTGGGAAATAGTTCTTAGGAACAGCGCCACCCACAACTGATTCTGTAAAGTTGTAATGCTCTTCCATATTTCCTGAAGGCTCGAATGTCATCTTTACATGTCCATACTGACCATGGCCACCAGTCTGTTTCTTATACTTATACTCGACATCAGCTTTACCTCTGATTGTCTCTTTGAAAGCAATCTTTGGCTGGCTAAGCTCAATATCTACTTTATATTTTTCATTGAGCTTTTGAACAAGCATGTCGATATGTCTATCACCAATACCATAAATCAGTGACTGGCTGTTTTCGCCATCATTAACAACTCTTAGAGTTAAGTCTTCAGCACATAGCTTTGCAAGGGCCTGAGCAATCTTATCCTCATCCCCCTTATTCTTTGCCTTATATCTCTTGTAAGTATAAGGTGTAGATAAAGGTGTTCTGATGTAAAGGATTGGATTAGCCTTTGTAGAAAGAGAATCTGTTGTAGCAACCTTTGAAAGCTTAGATAAAGCACCGATGTCACCAGCATGAAGCTCAGGTACTTCTTCTGCCTTACTTCCTGTTAAAATATAAAGCTTGCCGATTTTCTCTTCTGTTTCCTTATGTTTATTGTAAAGTAAATCATCTGTTTTAAGAACGCCAGAATTAACCTTAATCAATGAATATTTTCCAACAAATGGATCTACAATAGTCTTGAATACGTATGCACTCTTTGGCTTAGCAAAATCATAATTTGCTTCGTAAACCTCATTCGTATTTGCGTTAATTCCAGAAACCTTGCGATCCTCTGGACTAGGAAGATATTTTACAACGTCAGTAAGCATTGTGTACTGTCCGCGATTTGTAAGATTTGAGCCCATCATAACAGGAACAATGTCGCCTGTACCTACATTTGCACGAAGAGCCTGACGAATTTCATCCTCTGAAAATTCTTCGCCGCCAAAATATCTGTCCATGAATTCCTCTGATGTCTCGGCAACAGATTCCATCAAAGCCTCTCGATATTTCTCTAAGTATTCCTTGTTATAGTCAGGTACATCGCAATGTTCTACAGTGCCATCTGCCTTCCAGCGCTTTCCGATTTGCTGTATAACATTTACATAGCCAACGAACTCTCCATTTTCACGAATTGGCAAATGGAAAGGAGCAATCTTTTTGCCATATAAGCTTTGAAGTTCTTCAACGATTTCTCTATAGCTGGCATCATCTATATCCATGTCAGTTACAAATACCATTCTAGGAAGATTAAACTTATCGCACATCTCCCAGGCCTTTTTTGTACCAACTTCAATTCCGCTTTTTCCAGATATAACAATAATAGCTGCGTCAGCTGCACTAACAGCTTCCTCAACTTCTCCAACGAAATCAATGAATCCTGGTGTATCTAGGAAATTAATCTTGGTATCGCCCCATACGATAGGTGCTAAAGATGTGTAGATAGAAAACTTGTTTTTTTGTTCCAATTTGTCATAGTCACTAATGGTATTACCAGCCTCGATAGTGCCCGGCTTGCTGATTTGACCAGCTAGAAAAGCCATTGATTCGATGAGACTGGTTTTGCCCGCCCCGCTGTGACCAAGTAACACAACATTTCTAATCTTGTCCGTAGTAAAAACCTTCATGTGCCGTACCTCCCAATAGTTATTTGACGCTTTAACCCCGCCGCGCCATGTTGTTTATAAAACTTATAATTATTATATTTAGTATTCAGACTATTTACAATGAGTAAATGTGATATTATAAAAGAAAATAATCGCTTTAAAGTGTGAAAGTGAATTAGAGGTGAGGGTAATTATGAAAAGTAAAACAATAGGATTTGTTGGGCTAGGTTTAATTGGAGGCAGTATCGCAAAAGCGATATTGAAAACATATCCAAACACTAGAATTCTTGCAACAGCTTCAAGAGAATCAACTATTGAAACAGCATTTGAAGAACGACTTATAGATAATAACGGATTGCTTAAGATTCACCAGTTTGGTCAGTGTGATATTATTTTTCTTTGCTCTCCTGTTAAAGTCAATTGTGACTATTTAAGAAAACTTAAAGACGTAGTTAAGCCAGATTGTATCATCACAGATGTAGGCTCAGTAAAAGGGGATATTACTGCAGTTGCCAGAGAGCTTGAAATGACCAATCAATTTATTGGGGGACATCCAATGACAGGTTCTGAATTAACAGGTCTTGAGCACTCTTCTGCTTCACTTTTAGAAAACGCTTATTATATCCTTACAGCTGATTCAGAAATGAATAAGGAAACTTACTCTCAGTTCGCAGATTATATAAAAAGCCTTGGAGCCATTCCAATTCAGCTTACTCCAGAGGAACACGATGAAGCTACCGCCACAGTTTCACATCTTCCTCATGTAGTTGCAGCAGCTCTGGTAAACCTTGTTAATGACACTGACGACGACCGCAAAATATGCAAAACCATTGCAGCAGGCGGATTTAAAGATATTACAAGAATCGCATCAGGTTCACCTACAATGTGGCAGCATATTTTCCTAAGTAATAAGGATGCAGTGCTTAAACTGATAGGCGATTTCAAGGATGAATTGAGCCAATTCGAAAATGCGATATCTTCATCTGATCCTGATGAGATAATTAATCTTTGGACAAAAGCGAAGGACTATCGTGATTCTATTACAATTCCAGACAGTGCCCACTCACGATTCTTCGAACTGTACTGTGATATTGACGATAAACCTGGTACACTTGTAGGAGTACTTCAATTGCTTGCCAATGCAGAAATTAGTGTTAAAAATATAGATATCATTCATAACCGTGAGTTTGAGCCTGGTGTTCTTCGAATCGAATTCTACACCCAG
It contains:
- a CDS encoding DUF3592 domain-containing protein encodes the protein MNKFMTKYFMAIFGGIFALVGTILIIVGIMTNVKSSQFKESAVEVNGVIDNIIVDDRGDETDYDVFVSFEFDGEYYEDVHLNFYSSSMYEGQEIDLLIDPDNPTDIHTNDGDLFFTLMFVGLGGLFALIGYIILIVSILNKRKKAGLLERGQHIYGEIESMEQDYSITINGRHPFRIYCKYKNPTDGYIYKFKSNVLDFNPWDSYKTGDSIDIYVDPDNFKKYYVDAVDKAADIVRDYT
- a CDS encoding tRNA dihydrouridine synthase, translating into MKKLYLAPLEGVTDSIYRNTFCKYYGGVDKVYTPFISPNSTFKFTTREFKDIDPEKNDVIITVPQLLTNNEDHFLWAAAEIAALGFKEINFNLGCPSGTVVAKKKGSGLLYYPEELDMMLDSVFNRLETECAIKNAKVPNISIKTRLGKIEPEEFYEILGIYNKYPISELTIHPRIQSDYYREPIRMEFFDYAMANSKHPIVYNGDLTSVNDIKQIEEQYPNVNAIMLGRGLISNPELALSYNNQIDNQTIDLDTFKKFHNELLNQYIDILSGEKPVLHRMKEFWSFWQSNFNDCEKTIKKIRKANKIQEYKDFVALLLNNY
- a CDS encoding zinc-ribbon domain-containing protein, with translation MLILFGTRRMNKEMGVDNRQLYKCPHCNNVSHYKIVRNRLYFTLFFVPVLPLSSTYYEVCPICERGGIITKAIAKEAIVAPEAIAVNQ
- a CDS encoding elongation factor G, whose amino-acid sequence is MKVFTTDKIRNVVLLGHSGAGKTSLIESMAFLAGQISKPGTIEAGNTISDYDKLEQKNKFSIYTSLAPIVWGDTKINFLDTPGFIDFVGEVEEAVSAADAAIIVISGKSGIEVGTKKAWEMCDKFNLPRMVFVTDMDIDDASYREIVEELQSLYGKKIAPFHLPIRENGEFVGYVNVIQQIGKRWKADGTVEHCDVPDYNKEYLEKYREALMESVAETSEEFMDRYFGGEEFSEDEIRQALRANVGTGDIVPVMMGSNLTNRGQYTMLTDVVKYLPSPEDRKVSGINANTNEVYEANYDFAKPKSAYVFKTIVDPFVGKYSLIKVNSGVLKTDDLLYNKHKETEEKIGKLYILTGSKAEEVPELHAGDIGALSKLSKVATTDSLSTKANPILYIRTPLSTPYTYKRYKAKNKGDEDKIAQALAKLCAEDLTLRVVNDGENSQSLIYGIGDRHIDMLVQKLNEKYKVDIELSQPKIAFKETIRGKADVEYKYKKQTGGHGQYGHVKMTFEPSGNMEEHYNFTESVVGGAVPKNYFPAVEKGLQEAVLAGPLAAYPVVGIHANLYDGSYHPVDSSEMAFKVAAKGAFKEGIMKANPILLEPIETLKVVVPDAYTGDVMGDLNKRRGRVLGMNPTETAGKTEVLAEVPMAELYGYDTTLRSMTGGYGTFSYELARYEQVPSDVQAKEVERRANKIKDVDEE
- a CDS encoding prephenate dehydrogenase; this translates as MKSKTIGFVGLGLIGGSIAKAILKTYPNTRILATASRESTIETAFEERLIDNNGLLKIHQFGQCDIIFLCSPVKVNCDYLRKLKDVVKPDCIITDVGSVKGDITAVARELEMTNQFIGGHPMTGSELTGLEHSSASLLENAYYILTADSEMNKETYSQFADYIKSLGAIPIQLTPEEHDEATATVSHLPHVVAAALVNLVNDTDDDRKICKTIAAGGFKDITRIASGSPTMWQHIFLSNKDAVLKLIGDFKDELSQFENAISSSDPDEIINLWTKAKDYRDSITIPDSAHSRFFELYCDIDDKPGTLVGVLQLLANAEISVKNIDIIHNREFEPGVLRIEFYTQDALDKARTVLTHNNYYTRQRTN